The proteins below come from a single Takifugu flavidus isolate HTHZ2018 chromosome 6, ASM371156v2, whole genome shotgun sequence genomic window:
- the trim2a gene encoding tripartite motif-containing protein 2, with protein sequence MASEGATLPSPVVRQIDKQFLICSICLDRYENPKVLPCLHTFCERCLQNYIPAHSLTLSCPVCRQTSILPEKGVAALQNNFFITNLMDVLQRTPGSFSQEAAALNSVTNVAAGQLLSCPNHGGNVMEFYCPHCETAMCQECTNGEHGEHPTVPLKDVVEQHKASLQEQLGAVKQRLPEINSALQMVSEILQQLTSQKSSIENDIHATFDELQKTLNVRKSVLLMELEVSYGLKQKVLQAQLDTLLQGQEGIRSTCDFTEQALSRGTDAEVLLVKKQMSDRLIGLATQDLPLQPGENDQLDFLVETDGLKKSIHNLGTVVTTNAVASETVATGEGLRHCVMGVPTSITITTKDKDSELCKMGNAIITAELSSSDGSKGEGEILDNKNGTYEYLFTAPKEGTFNLSLRLYEQHIKGSPFKIKVIKSIDFMATTDGVKKRLKSPSSSHIKQKAIKRPASMYSIGRRKENPIEDDLIFRIGTKGRNKGEFTNLQGVTASQGKVLIADSNNQCVQVFSNDGQFRMRFGIRGRTPGQLQRPTGVAVHPNGDIIIADYDNKWVSIFSSEGKFKNKIGSGKLMGPKGVSVDRNGHIIVVDNKSCCVFIFQLNGKLVTKFGNRGNGDRQFAGPHFAAINSNNEIIVTDFHNHSVKVFNTDGEFLLKFGSNGEGNGQFNAPTGVAVDVNGNIIVADWGNSRIQVFDGSGSFLSYINTSADPLYGPQGLALTSDGHVVVADSGNHCFKIYRYLQ encoded by the exons ATGGCCAGTGAAGGCGCCACTCTCCCCAGCCCTGTGGTACGCCAGATCGACAAACAGTTCCTGATCTGCAGCATATGTCTGGACCGCTACGAGAACCCCAAAGTGCTGCCCTGCCTGCACACCTTTTGTGAGAG gtGCCTGCAGAATTACATCCCGGCCCACAGCCTCACACTTTCCTGCCCCGTGTGCCGCCAGACCTCGATCCTGCCGGAGAAGGGTGTGGCGGCCTTGCAGAATAACTTCTTCATCACCAACCTGATGGACGTGCTTCAGCGGACACCGGGCAGCTTCAGCCAGGAGGCCGCCGCTCTCAACAGTGTCACCAATGTGGCTGCAGGCCAGCTGCTCTCCTGCCCCAACCATGGAGGCAAC GTCATGGAGTTTTACTGTCCCCATTGTGAGACGGCCATGTGTCAGGAGTGTACGAACGGTGAGCACGGAGAACACCCGACTGTGCCTCTGAAGGACGTAGTGGAACAACACAAGGCCTCACTACAGGAGCAGCTAGGTGCTGTCAAGCAGAG GTTGCCGGAGATCAACTCGGCCCTGCAGATGGTGTCGGagatcctgcagcagctgaccAGTCAGAAGAGCTCCATCGAGAACGACATCCATGCCACCTTCGATGAGCTGCAGAAAACTCTGAATGTGCGCAAGAGCGTTTTACTcatggagctggaggtcagctaCGGGCTCAAACAGAAG GTACTCCAGGCCCAGCTGGACACCCTGCTGCAGGGACAGGAGGGCATCAGAAGCACCTGTGACTTTACTGAGCAGGCGCTGAGCCGTGGCACCGACGccgaggtgctgctggtgaAGAAGCAGATGAGCGATCGCCTGATCGGGCTCGCCACCCAGGACCTCCCTCTGCAGCCCGGAGAGAACGACCAGCTGGACTTCCTCGTGGAGACGGACGGACTGAAGAAGTCCATCCACAACCTGGGCACCGTTGTGACGACCAACGCCGTGGCCTCCGAGACTGTGGCCACTGGCGAGGGGCTACGGCACTGCGTGATGGGCGTGCCCACTTCGATCACCATAACGACCAAGGACAAAGACAGTGAGCTGTGCAAGATGGGTAACGCCATCATCACAGCTGAGCTCTCCTCATCTGATGGCAGCAAAGGCGAAGGGGAGATACTGGACAATAAAAACGGCACCTATGAATACCTGTTCACGGCCCCCAAAGAGGGGACTTTCAACTTGTCTCTGCGTCTTTATGAGCAACATATCAAAGGAAGCCCCTTTAAGATAAAGGTCATTAAGTCTATAGATTTCATGGCAACAACTGATGGCGTAAAGAAGAGGCTGAAGTCTCCTAGCAGCAGTCACATCAAGCAGAAGGCCATCAAGAGGCCAGCCAGCATGTACAGCAtcgggaggaggaaagaaaacccCATCGAGGACGACCTCATCTTCAGAATAg GCACCAAAGGAAGGAACAAAGGAGAGTTCACAAACCTTCAGGGAGTAACTGCCTCTCAGGGAAAGGTGCTAATAGCTGACAGCAATAACCAGTGTGTCCAG GTTTTCTCAAACGATGGCCAGTTTAGAATGCGATTTGGCATCCGGGGACGGACTCCAGGTCAGCTGCAGAGGCCGACGGGCGTGGCCGTCCACCCCAACGGTGACATCATAATCGCCGATTATGACAACAAATGGGTCAGCATCTTTTCGAGTGAGGGCAAGTTTAAG AATAAGATCGGCTCCGGGAAGCTGATGGGCCCTAAAGGCGTCTCTGTGGACAGGAACGGTCACATCATCGTGGTGGACAACAAATCCTGCTGCGTCTTTATCTTCCAGCTCAACGGCAAGCTGGTCACCAAGTTTGGTAACCGCGGCAACGGCGACAGGCAGTTTGCAG GTCCACATTTTGCCGCCATTAATAGCAACAATGAAATCATCgtgacagatttccacaaccattCAGTAAAG GTGTTCAACACAGATGGAGAATTCTTGCTGAAGTTCGGCTCGAACGGCGAGGGTAACGGCCAGTTCAACGCCCCCACGGGGGTGGCGGTGGATGTGAATGGAAACATCATAGTAGCAGATTGGGGCAACAGCAGGATACAG GTGTTTGATGGCAGTGGCTCGTTCCTGTCGTACATCAACACATCAGCAGACCCGCTGTACGGCCCACAGGGGCTGGCGCTCACCTCGGACGGACACGTCGTGGTGGCCGATTCTGGCAACCACTGCTTCAAAATCTATCGCTACCTGCAGTAg
- the mnd1 gene encoding meiotic nuclear division protein 1 homolog, which translates to MSKKKGLSLEEKRTRMMEIFFETKDVFQLKDIEKIAPKTKGISPMTVKEVLQSLVDDNMVDCERVGTSNYYWAFPSKALHARKCKLEELQQQDSQAKQRKASLVKAVEKAKEGRQDTKERSSLLKELKDLREEKTRLLAQLDQYKDCDPEVVEDMRKSNVVAKAAVSRWTDNIFSIKSWTKKKFAFDENRINKAFGIPEDFDYLD; encoded by the exons ATG TCCAAAAAGAAAGGGCTGAGTTTGGAGGAGAAGAGAACTCGCATGATGGAGATTTTCTTTGAAACG AAAGATGTGTTTCAGCTAAAGGACATTGAGAAGATCGCCCCCAAAACAAAAGGCATAT CTCCCATGACGGTGAAGGAGGTGCTGCAGAGCCTGGTGGACGACAACATGGTGGACTGCGAACGAGTCGGGACATCAAACTATTACTGGGCCTTTCCCAGTAAAGCCCTGCACGCTCGGAAGTGcaaactggaggagctgcaacAACAG GATTCTCAAGCGAAGCAGCGGAAAGCATCCCTCGTGAAGGCGGTGGAAAAAGCCAAAGAGGGGCGACAGGATACA AAGGAGAGAAGCTCGCTGCTCAAGGAGCTGAAGGATCTGAGAGAGGAGAAAACTCGCCTCCTGGCACAGTTGGATCAATACAAGGACTGTGACCCAGAGGTTGTTGAGGACATGA GGAAGTCGAACGTGGTCGCGAAAGCTGCAGTTTCCAGGTGGACGG ACAATATTTTCTCAATCAAGTCGTGGACCAAGAAGAAGTTTGCCTTCGATGAGAACCGCATCAATAAAGCTTTCGGGATTCCAGAGGACTTCGACTACTTGGACTGA